A part of Saccharomonospora amisosensis genomic DNA contains:
- the eboE gene encoding metabolite traffic protein EboE, with protein MLSYCTNVHPAQDLDAILRQLDTHAVAVREKLGEDRLGVGLWLAATVAEGLANDPGARRRLAAELEARGLAVQTLNAFPYGGFHESVVKHSVYQPRWTDPRRLKYTVDCVTVLADLLPADAEYGSISTLPLGWREPWTPSDDTRAKVAFDEVTRVLGETLVRRGRPVKLAVEPEPGCVLDTMADAVDWLAGRVDPRHVGVCLDTCHLAVSFADPRRTVARVVEAGLEVVKVQASSALHIERPDTEAARAALAEFAEPRYLHQVRELLPDGRVLASDDLPRALAELPATGPWRVHFHVPLHAAPQPPLTSTTDVLAESLAAVAEQAGPRRPHVEVETYTWNVLPERHRQDLADGIADELRWARKVSS; from the coding sequence TTGCTTTCCTACTGCACGAACGTTCACCCGGCGCAGGACCTCGACGCGATCCTGCGCCAACTCGACACCCACGCCGTGGCGGTGCGGGAGAAGCTGGGAGAGGATCGGCTCGGTGTCGGACTGTGGCTGGCCGCCACCGTCGCAGAGGGCCTCGCCAACGACCCCGGCGCACGCCGAAGGCTCGCCGCCGAACTCGAGGCGAGGGGGCTGGCTGTGCAGACCCTCAACGCCTTTCCCTACGGCGGATTCCACGAAAGCGTCGTCAAGCACTCGGTGTACCAGCCGAGGTGGACCGACCCGCGCAGACTGAAGTACACCGTGGACTGTGTGACCGTGTTGGCCGACCTGCTGCCCGCCGACGCCGAGTACGGCAGCATCTCCACCCTGCCGCTGGGCTGGCGCGAGCCGTGGACGCCTTCCGACGACACGCGAGCGAAGGTCGCGTTCGACGAGGTGACACGGGTACTCGGCGAGACGCTCGTGCGGCGGGGACGGCCGGTGAAGCTGGCCGTGGAGCCGGAGCCGGGTTGCGTGCTGGACACGATGGCGGACGCGGTCGACTGGCTGGCCGGGCGGGTGGACCCCCGACACGTCGGCGTGTGCCTCGACACTTGCCATCTCGCGGTGTCGTTCGCCGATCCCCGCCGCACCGTCGCGCGCGTGGTCGAGGCGGGACTCGAAGTGGTGAAGGTGCAGGCCTCCTCGGCGCTGCACATCGAACGGCCGGACACCGAGGCGGCGCGGGCGGCCCTCGCCGAGTTCGCCGAGCCGCGCTACCTGCACCAGGTGCGTGAGCTGCTGCCGGACGGCAGGGTACTCGCCAGTGACGATCTGCCGCGGGCGCTGGCGGAGCTGCCCGCCACCGGGCCCTGGCGTGTGCATTTCCACGTGCCGCTGCACGCCGCGCCGCAACCGCCGCTGACGTCCACCACCGACGTGCTGGCCGAGAGTCTGGCCGCCGTGGCGGAGCAGGCGGGACCTCGGCGGCCACATGTGGAGGTGGAGACCTACACCTGGAACGTCCTGCCCGAGCGGCACCGGCAGGACCTCGCCGACGGCATCGCCGACGAGCTGCGCTGGGCACGAAAGGTGAGCTCATGA
- a CDS encoding TatD family hydrolase codes for MRIFDPHIHMTSRTTDDYEAMYAAGVRALVEPAFWLGQPRTNVGSFTDYFDGLIGWERFRAAQFGIRHHCTMALNPKEANDPRCAGVLDVLPRYLAKDGVVAVGEVGYDSMTEAEEKAFAYQLSLAVEHELPVLVHTPHRDKLAGTKRTLDVVAESGIAPELVVVDHLNEVTVGLVADSGCWMGFSIYPDTKMDERRMVAILREYGTDRMLVNSAADWGRSDPLKTYRTGEAMLEAGYSESDVDNVLWSNPVEFYGQSGRLLLDPIEHSTPTGETFEGNSVLRGSRK; via the coding sequence ATGAGGATCTTCGACCCACACATCCACATGACCTCGCGTACCACCGACGACTACGAGGCGATGTACGCGGCAGGGGTGCGCGCGCTCGTGGAACCCGCGTTCTGGCTCGGCCAGCCGCGCACCAATGTGGGTTCGTTCACCGACTACTTCGACGGCCTGATCGGCTGGGAGCGGTTCCGCGCCGCGCAGTTCGGTATCCGGCACCACTGCACGATGGCCCTCAACCCCAAGGAGGCCAACGACCCGCGCTGCGCGGGCGTGCTGGACGTGCTGCCGCGCTACCTGGCCAAGGACGGCGTGGTGGCCGTCGGCGAGGTCGGCTACGACTCGATGACCGAAGCGGAGGAGAAGGCGTTCGCATACCAGCTCTCGCTGGCGGTGGAGCACGAGCTGCCGGTGCTGGTACACACCCCGCACCGGGACAAGCTGGCAGGTACCAAGCGAACGCTCGACGTCGTCGCCGAGTCGGGGATCGCGCCGGAACTGGTCGTCGTCGACCATCTCAACGAGGTGACCGTAGGGCTCGTCGCGGACTCCGGCTGCTGGATGGGTTTCTCGATCTACCCCGACACCAAGATGGACGAGCGGCGCATGGTCGCCATCCTGCGCGAGTACGGCACCGACCGGATGCTGGTGAACTCCGCGGCCGACTGGGGCCGTTCGGACCCGCTGAAGACCTACCGCACCGGTGAGGCGATGTTGGAGGCGGGCTACTCCGAGTCCGATGTGGACAACGTGCTGTGGAGCAACCCGGTCGAGTTCTACGGGCAGAGCGGCAGGTTGCTGCTCGACCCGATCGAGCACTCCACACCGACCGGCGAGACGTTCGAGGGCAACTCCGTGCTGCGGGGATCGAGGAAGTGA